AGGGAATGGGTGGTAACGCCGTCAAAAAAATATTATCATTCCTTGAATTTTACGCAGAATGGCATTTTGCCCATGAAGAAAAATGCGCCCATAAACATCAATGTCCCATGGCTCAAGTCAATAAAGATGCCCATGCCATTTTTCTAGCTACCGTGAAAAAATATCGAGTAGAATATCAGGAAAACCCTGAAAAACAAAGTATTATTGCCCTTCAAATCCATCATGATTTATCCCAATGGCTCATCGGACATATCAAAGGCATCGATGTCAAACTTGGGGCAGAAATAATCGCCGCGGGTACTTAAACCATTTAAAAAATCATAAAAATAATTGATCCCCCCATAATTAAGAAAAAGGGATCAAGCAAAAAACCCCTAAGATCAGAAAATAAAAACAATAAAACTAAAAAATAGTTTAAAAAGGGTAATAATTTTAAGTGATAAAAATGGTCAAAGTCGCTTAATATTGCTAGTAACAGTAAAAAATAAAACTGTTAAACTGTACAAAAAAAATAGTGATTGACAAATTATGGCTCTTGGCTATCTTGCCTTAGTGCTACACGCACACTTACCCTTTGTTCGCCATCCCGAAAGTGACTATGTCCTAGAAGAAGAGTGGTTGTATGAAGCAATCACCGAAACTTATATACCACTCTTACAAGTATTCAATGGATTAAAACGAGATGGTGTAGATTTTAAAATAACTATGAGTATGACACCCCCTCTTGTGTCGATGCTCAGGGATAAACTTTTACAAGAAAGATATGACGAACATCTAACTAAGTTAGAGGAATTGGTTCAAAAAGAAATAGAGCATAATCAAGATAACGGTCATATCAAATATCTTGCTGAATATTACGCTCAAGAATTTAAAGAAATCCGTAAGGTATGGGAATATTATAAAGGAGATTTAGTTACCGCTTTTAAACAATTCCAAGACAGTAATAATCTCGAAATTATTACCTGTGGTGCTACCCACGGTTATTTGCCCCTAATGAAAATGTATCCTCAAGCGGTATGGGCGCAAATAGAGGTAGCCTGTGAACATTATGAAGAAAACTTTGGCATTCGCCCTCGGGGAATTTGGTTGCCTGAATGTGCTTATTATGAAGGATTGGAAAGAATGTTGGCCGATGCAGGTTTACGTTATTTCCTCACTGATGGTCATGGTTTGCTCTATGCCCGTCCTCGTCCTCGTTTTGGCACTTATGCCCCCATTTTTACGGAAACAGGGGTAGGGGTATTTGGAAGGGATCATGAGTCTTCCCAGCAGGTGTGGTCATCGGAAGTTGGTTATCCTGGAGATCCTGTTTATCGGGAATTTTATAAGGATATTGGTTGGGAGGCTGACTACGATTACATCAAACCCTATATTATGCCTAACGGACAGCGAAAAAATGTCGGGGTAAAATACCATAAAATTACTAGCCGTCAGGCGGGGTTATCGGATAAAGCTCTTTATGATCCCTATTGGGCAAATGAAAAAGCGGCCGAACACGCTGGAAACTTCTTGTATAACCGAATGCAACAGATTCAACATCTAGCAGGAATTATGCAAAGAGAGCCCATTGTGGTATCTCCTTATGATGCCGAGTTATATGGCCATTGGTGGTATGAAGGCCCGAAATTTATCGATTATCTGTTCCGTAAGGCATGGTTTGATCAAGATACTTTGTATATGATTCACCTTGCTGATTATCTCAAAGGGCATCCTAATCAACAGGTGGCAATTCCTTCTCAGTCTAGTTGGGGTTATAAGGGTTTCCATGAATATTGGTTGAATCATACTAATGCTTGGATTTATCCTCATCTCCACAAAGGGGCAGAAAAAATGATTAACTTGGCGACGAAAGAGCCGAAGGATGAGTTGGAATGGCGCGCCCTCAATCAAGCAGCAAGGGAGTTGTTATTGGCTCAATCTTCTGACTGGGCGTTTATTATGCGTACTGGTACGATGGTACCTTATGCGGAAAGACGTACTAAAAGTCATTTATTACGGTTGAAAAAATTGGAGGAGGATATTTGGAGCGGAGAAATTGACTCTGGTTGGTTGGAAAAGGTAGAGGCGATCGATAATATTTTCCCTAATATCAATTATCGTGTTTATCGTCCGATGTAGTTGTTTAAAAAACATCAGTCTATAACCCCCCTTTATCTATTTATTTTAACTATG
Above is a window of Cyanobacterium stanieri LEGE 03274 DNA encoding:
- a CDS encoding glycoside hydrolase family 57 protein; its protein translation is MALGYLALVLHAHLPFVRHPESDYVLEEEWLYEAITETYIPLLQVFNGLKRDGVDFKITMSMTPPLVSMLRDKLLQERYDEHLTKLEELVQKEIEHNQDNGHIKYLAEYYAQEFKEIRKVWEYYKGDLVTAFKQFQDSNNLEIITCGATHGYLPLMKMYPQAVWAQIEVACEHYEENFGIRPRGIWLPECAYYEGLERMLADAGLRYFLTDGHGLLYARPRPRFGTYAPIFTETGVGVFGRDHESSQQVWSSEVGYPGDPVYREFYKDIGWEADYDYIKPYIMPNGQRKNVGVKYHKITSRQAGLSDKALYDPYWANEKAAEHAGNFLYNRMQQIQHLAGIMQREPIVVSPYDAELYGHWWYEGPKFIDYLFRKAWFDQDTLYMIHLADYLKGHPNQQVAIPSQSSWGYKGFHEYWLNHTNAWIYPHLHKGAEKMINLATKEPKDELEWRALNQAARELLLAQSSDWAFIMRTGTMVPYAERRTKSHLLRLKKLEEDIWSGEIDSGWLEKVEAIDNIFPNINYRVYRPM
- a CDS encoding bacteriohemerythrin, with product MERYELNDTLKTGVKMIDTHHRELIRAINDLADAIEKGMGGNAVKKILSFLEFYAEWHFAHEEKCAHKHQCPMAQVNKDAHAIFLATVKKYRVEYQENPEKQSIIALQIHHDLSQWLIGHIKGIDVKLGAEIIAAGT